From a region of the Streptacidiphilus albus JL83 genome:
- a CDS encoding AlbA family DNA-binding domain-containing protein: protein MTVSSRMQLITALVQRDPDRIIGTRESDWVDFKSVWPGVGPYDLGTDKGKYELAKDVAAFANAGGGLIVCGFKAVQKTTELYETATKATPFGKELVKPNSYKDVLTEYLRPLVKVDFHWFDHPDGDQDTAGHYFVIEVAPLPEQERWAIVTRGLNEDGKFVRGAWAIPVRNGDTTAYLSPDEVYRLVNDGLRVRRGPAARPTPHADRAAERAALRSRLNMDDTPVLFFQSTPSPLTGLLPGMYATGGVVEALTHQDTLRGVTAFNFASGIHRPEPLDGGLLLTSPPRWGLWVEADGSVTAAVAADREMLGWAMESYGSHQFGRISVFVLTEITLEYFRLVDRAILPRLDGPWTHSVVAVGFAQAPPRTLAPGADPEFPFQGAPQPATSDAWSQSWEAFGDPERDAHAALQRLYPLFGLDVAANPFTDPAAGRVDPQRLVGVS from the coding sequence ATGACCGTCTCCTCGCGCATGCAGCTGATCACCGCGCTCGTCCAGCGAGACCCGGACCGGATCATCGGCACCCGTGAGAGCGACTGGGTCGACTTCAAGAGCGTCTGGCCCGGCGTCGGCCCCTACGACCTCGGCACGGACAAGGGCAAGTACGAGTTGGCGAAGGACGTGGCTGCGTTCGCCAACGCCGGGGGCGGCCTGATCGTGTGCGGCTTCAAGGCCGTACAGAAGACCACCGAGCTCTACGAGACCGCGACCAAGGCCACGCCCTTCGGGAAGGAACTGGTCAAGCCGAACTCCTACAAGGACGTCCTGACCGAGTACCTGCGGCCCCTGGTCAAGGTGGACTTTCACTGGTTTGACCACCCCGACGGGGACCAGGACACGGCGGGGCACTACTTCGTCATCGAGGTCGCGCCCCTGCCCGAGCAAGAGCGCTGGGCCATCGTCACCCGCGGCCTCAACGAGGATGGCAAGTTCGTCAGGGGCGCCTGGGCCATCCCCGTGCGCAACGGCGACACCACCGCTTACCTCTCGCCCGACGAGGTCTACCGGCTGGTCAACGACGGCCTTCGCGTCCGCCGGGGCCCCGCAGCGCGTCCGACCCCCCACGCGGACCGAGCCGCGGAACGCGCCGCGCTGCGCAGCAGGTTGAACATGGATGACACCCCCGTCCTGTTCTTCCAGAGCACCCCCAGCCCACTCACCGGTCTCCTGCCGGGGATGTACGCGACCGGAGGGGTGGTGGAGGCGCTCACCCACCAGGACACCCTCCGTGGCGTCACCGCCTTCAACTTCGCCTCCGGCATCCACCGGCCCGAACCGCTCGACGGTGGCCTGCTGCTCACCTCCCCGCCCCGGTGGGGCCTGTGGGTGGAGGCCGATGGGTCGGTCACCGCCGCGGTGGCCGCCGACCGTGAAATGCTCGGCTGGGCCATGGAGAGCTACGGAAGCCACCAGTTCGGCCGGATCAGCGTCTTCGTCCTCACGGAGATCACCCTCGAGTACTTCCGGCTGGTGGACCGCGCCATCCTGCCGCGCCTCGACGGCCCCTGGACGCATAGCGTCGTTGCCGTTGGCTTCGCCCAGGCCCCGCCTCGCACGCTCGCCCCCGGCGCCGACCCGGAATTCCCCTTCCAGGGCGCACCGCAGCCGGCGACCAGCGACGCCTGGAGCCAGTCATGGGAGGCGTTCGGGGACCCTGAGCGCGACGCCCACGCCGCGCTCCAACGCCTCTACCCCCTCTTCGGACTCGATGTGGCTGCCAACCCGTTCACCGACCCGGCAGCAGGCCGCGTCGACCCCCAGCGGCTCGTCGGCGTCTCGTAG
- a CDS encoding DUF4231 domain-containing protein, translated as MAGLGWTDLAWGHSVRMVRGDIALLLVGAVALLCARVVKPNSNGWRINAEDELEVDRVALRFLDALSQPTLAVRRDFYRADTAEIVDQYQRDSRKYRRVHNSLQSLIMIGSATTTIIGALDSGSDLTWQSATIVGVSFAITLAAMFTGYYKYRERAYFLQQTADSIEEESNAFRLGVGPYKEFDPGQADQALAKFASRVEDLRNEQRRRQQQLDQPADQADAAAPAPA; from the coding sequence ATGGCCGGCCTGGGTTGGACGGATCTGGCCTGGGGCCACTCTGTCCGGATGGTCCGGGGCGACATTGCCCTCCTCCTCGTGGGTGCTGTCGCGCTGCTCTGCGCGAGGGTCGTGAAGCCGAACTCCAACGGGTGGCGTATCAATGCCGAGGACGAACTCGAGGTCGACCGGGTGGCCCTTCGTTTCCTCGATGCGCTTAGCCAGCCCACGCTGGCTGTTCGGCGTGACTTCTACCGCGCGGACACGGCCGAGATCGTCGACCAGTATCAGCGTGACAGCCGCAAGTACCGTCGCGTCCACAACAGCCTGCAGTCCCTAATCATGATCGGGTCGGCGACGACCACCATCATCGGAGCCCTGGACTCGGGCAGCGACTTGACCTGGCAGAGTGCCACTATCGTGGGTGTCAGCTTCGCTATCACCCTGGCCGCGATGTTCACCGGCTACTACAAGTACCGCGAGCGCGCCTACTTCCTGCAGCAGACCGCCGACTCCATCGAGGAAGAGTCCAACGCCTTCCGGCTTGGCGTCGGCCCGTACAAGGAGTTCGACCCCGGCCAAGCGGACCAGGCCCTGGCCAAGTTCGCCTCCCGGGTCGAAGACCTGCGTAACGAGCAGCGCCGCCGCCAGCAGCAACTCGACCAGCCGGCCGACCAAGCAGACGCGGCGGCTCCCGCCCCGGCCTGA
- a CDS encoding ISAs1 family transposase — MCRQSATVCLVKSPALAGVAALPLVERLRVLPDPRRRRGVRHPFVAVLLVAASAVLAGARSYAAIGQWSTSAPQHTLARLGARTVGALSIRVPPSSATIRRVIGHVCPGGLADLTGTDPAGAQSLAVDGKAARGSRHDQIPAAHLLAAMTDQGRTVTQLRVPDKTNEITCFAALLEPYDLTGVTVTADALHTQRAHARFLVEEKHAHYLLVIKANQPGLHRQVRSLPWKEVTARRYDRESGHGRKETRVTRTLTVTDLGLDFPHAVQAVRILRHRTDLRTGACTRQTVYAITDLTSHQASPQRLGQLARSQWTIENRLHFVRDTTFHEDASKIRTGHGPDNMATLRNLAINTLRDAGHHNIAAGLRHTSYEPFTRPLDLLGIA, encoded by the coding sequence ATGTGTCGTCAGTCTGCCACCGTCTGTCTGGTCAAGTCGCCCGCCCTGGCGGGTGTCGCAGCGCTTCCGCTGGTGGAGCGGTTGCGGGTGCTGCCCGATCCGCGTCGGCGGCGCGGCGTGCGTCACCCGTTCGTGGCGGTGTTGCTGGTCGCCGCCTCGGCGGTGCTGGCCGGCGCACGCTCGTACGCGGCGATCGGGCAGTGGTCCACCAGCGCCCCGCAGCACACACTGGCCCGGCTGGGCGCCCGAACGGTGGGCGCACTGAGCATCCGGGTCCCGCCCAGCTCCGCCACGATCCGGCGGGTCATCGGCCACGTCTGTCCCGGTGGCCTGGCCGACCTGACCGGCACCGATCCCGCGGGCGCGCAGTCGCTGGCGGTGGACGGCAAGGCCGCCCGGGGCTCGCGTCACGACCAGATCCCGGCCGCCCACCTCCTGGCCGCGATGACCGACCAGGGCCGGACCGTCACCCAGCTGCGCGTGCCCGACAAGACCAACGAGATCACCTGCTTCGCCGCCCTGCTGGAGCCCTACGACCTGACCGGGGTCACCGTCACCGCCGACGCTTTGCACACCCAGCGCGCCCACGCCCGCTTCCTGGTCGAGGAGAAGCACGCGCACTACCTGCTGGTGATCAAGGCCAACCAGCCGGGCCTGCACCGACAGGTGCGGTCACTGCCGTGGAAGGAGGTCACCGCGCGCCGCTACGACCGCGAGAGCGGCCACGGCCGAAAGGAGACCCGGGTCACCAGGACACTGACGGTCACCGACCTCGGACTCGACTTCCCGCACGCCGTCCAGGCGGTGCGGATCCTGCGCCACCGCACCGACCTCAGGACCGGCGCGTGCACCCGCCAGACCGTCTACGCGATAACCGACCTGACCTCGCATCAGGCCTCACCCCAGCGCCTGGGTCAACTCGCCAGGTCACAGTGGACCATCGAGAACCGCCTGCACTTCGTCCGCGACACCACCTTCCACGAGGACGCCTCGAAGATCCGCACCGGCCACGGGCCCGACAACATGGCCACCCTGCGAAACCTGGCGATCAACACCCTCCGCGACGCCGGACACCACAACATCGCCGCCGGCCTCCGCCACACCTCCTACGAGCCTTTCACCCGCCCACTCGACCTCCTGGGCATCGCCTGA